In one Chryseobacterium camelliae genomic region, the following are encoded:
- the serC gene encoding 3-phosphoserine/phosphohydroxythreonine transaminase → MSKKHNFSAGPCILPQEVFEKSAQAILDFNGIGLSLLEISHRSKDFVAVMDEARAIVKRLMNLGDDYEVLYLGGGASLQFAMVPYNLMKVGGKAAYLDTGTWAAGAIKEAKKVGTVDVVGSSKEENYSFIPKNYTVGSEYDYFHCTSNNTIYGTQMKSFPEVDTLMVCDMSSDIFSRQLDFSKFDLIYAGAQKNMGPAGVTLVVVKKEILGKTGRDNMFSILDYSQHIAKESMYNTPPVFPVYASLLTLQYLENNGGIAAAEARNEAKAKLLYDEIDNNPLFETFCVKEDRSLMNVSFKITDESKKEAFDNAWKAAGISGLNGHRSLGGYRASLYNALPIESVQVLVDVMRSIK, encoded by the coding sequence AGATTTCAATGGAATCGGATTGTCACTTCTTGAAATTTCGCACAGAAGCAAAGATTTCGTTGCCGTAATGGACGAAGCTCGTGCCATCGTAAAAAGATTGATGAATTTGGGTGATGATTACGAAGTTTTATATTTAGGGGGCGGTGCCAGTCTGCAATTTGCAATGGTCCCTTACAATTTGATGAAAGTGGGCGGAAAAGCAGCTTATCTTGATACGGGAACCTGGGCTGCAGGAGCTATAAAAGAAGCAAAAAAAGTAGGAACAGTAGACGTTGTAGGTTCTTCAAAAGAAGAGAACTACTCTTTCATTCCGAAAAACTATACGGTAGGTTCAGAATACGATTATTTTCACTGTACTTCCAACAATACGATCTACGGAACTCAGATGAAATCTTTCCCTGAAGTTGATACGTTAATGGTTTGCGATATGAGTTCGGATATTTTTTCAAGACAGCTGGACTTCTCCAAATTCGATTTGATCTACGCCGGAGCTCAGAAAAATATGGGACCTGCAGGAGTAACTTTAGTAGTCGTGAAAAAAGAAATCTTAGGTAAGACCGGAAGAGACAATATGTTCTCAATCCTGGATTATTCTCAGCATATCGCTAAAGAATCTATGTACAATACACCACCGGTGTTCCCTGTTTATGCATCTTTGCTTACCTTACAATATTTGGAAAACAATGGAGGAATTGCAGCAGCTGAAGCAAGAAACGAAGCAAAAGCAAAACTTTTATACGACGAAATAGACAACAATCCTTTATTTGAAACGTTCTGTGTAAAAGAAGACCGTTCATTAATGAATGTATCTTTCAAAATTACGGACGAAAGCAAAAAAGAAGCATTTGATAATGCATGGAAAGCTGCAGGAATCAGCGGATTAAACGGACACAGAAGTCTGGGCGGTTACAGAGCTAGTTTATACAATGCTTTACCTATTGAAAGCGTACAGGTTTTAGTAGATGTAATGAGATCTATAAAATAA